A DNA window from Scomber japonicus isolate fScoJap1 chromosome 14, fScoJap1.pri, whole genome shotgun sequence contains the following coding sequences:
- the nsmce4a gene encoding non-structural maintenance of chromosomes element 4 homolog A, with product MKASRGGSEEEAPRQNGATGRRKGDQQQQRGDGDEGTSGFSPSDMPDDDNPGLRREIRSKYRELINTVQQNREDMLSPSNNKLTEVLEEANELFKDVRQVREAALDAQLLVMATDLGKEKASQLFAESSSFNPSAFAEHLLTFMGLNRLENGESEHHNGGAADGYLPQDAWHRVAERAACCFRTAPSFHYMMGTFHAEPPPPKQRIERQNRAPTKEAKRIMPTQMKKMEESHQEATEKEVERILGYLKSYYQDDPTSPISYYEFVIDPNSFSRTVENIFHTSFLIRDGLARMYLDPAELPCIAPVEEGEVEIEGSCSRKQCIVSISPKIWKELIEAFDIRDTIILPPNSQNA from the exons ATGAAGGCATCTAGAGGCGGCAGTGAAGAGGAAGCTCCCCGGCAGAATGGCGCTACTGGCCGCAGGAAAGgagaccagcagcagcagcgaggtGATGGGGACGAAGGTACTTCTGGCTTCAGCCCATCTGACATGCCTGACGATGATAACCCGGGTCTCAGAAGAGAAATACGGAGCAAGTACAGAGAACTCATCAACACAGTGCAAC agaacagagaagaTATGCTGAGCCCCTCCAATAACAAACTCACAGAGGTTTTGGAAGAAGCAAACGAGCTTTTTAAAGATG TCCGGCAGGTGAGGGAAGCCGCTCTGGATGCCCAACTCCTCGTCATGGCCACAGACCTGGGAAAGGAGAAGGCCAGCCAGCTGTTTGCTGAGAGCTCCTCTTTCAATCCATCTGCTTTTGCTGAGCATCTT CTGACCTTCATGGGTCTTAACCGACTAGAAAACGGGGAGAGTGAGCACCACAACGGGGGTGCAGCTGATGGCTACTTGCCTCAGGATGCCTGGCACAGAGTGGCCGAGAGGGCAGCGTGCTGTTTCAGGACAGCACCCTCCTTCCACTACAT GATGGGTACGTTCCATGCAGAGCCACCTCCTCCAAAGCAAAGGATAGAACGACAAAACAGAGCACCCACCAAAGAAGCCAAAAGGATAATGCCCACTCAG atgaaaaaaatggaagagTCTCATCAAGAGGCGACAGAGAAAGAGGTGGAGAGGATCCTGGGATACCTGAAGAGTTATTACCAAGACGATC CCACATCACCAATATCATATTATGAGTTTGTCATTGACCCCAACTCATTTTCTCGGACAGTAGAGAACATTTTCCATACGTCTTTTCTCATCAGG GATGGTTTGGCGCGGATGTATCTGGATCCAGCAGAGTTGCCTTGTATAG ctcctgtagaggagggggaggtggaaaTTGAAGGCTCATGCAGCCGGAAACAGTGTATCGTCTCTATCAGCCCAAAGATCTGGAAG gAGCTCATAGAGGCATTCGACATCAGAGACACGATTATTCTGCCTCCAAACTCACAAAATGCGTGA
- the LOC128372476 gene encoding coiled-coil domain-containing protein 177, giving the protein MGDLKSTSPSVRLDLNNFDSAQAEMSRYVLTSPRSLESCARLGIKPVELLIKSLNELITEQRDVPFEAVRVMHESYEKERKKVLQMCRDERERIIQEAGNRWPANKRGLERVPDKKLKDDPAVHESVPYADLCLEGKSVSRSSWSAVGHKDQDRSTLCSFQHGDLRRSPATDIKLEKLTKDITKKMCVTIPERDRKIAALMLVKHQEEQDRLKLCQQEEQERQEARRQEEAQRAQAEKKRRKKLKQNMRRWQKELEARRRLRERLENEKVGRLEQEVMLQEDRWRRLKEEAEAQRREKIEASQKDAEVRKCYQEKLLRGKEELDEREREMERQVAVEKEQKARRSRVLQENKERKRLQEENHKQLLRHILLKRQVEQQVQEEMAQKRAILERKLQQSSEKHAQVVEARARELQERAAQEEEQIQRAQLRAELQSIQQLTHKQLLVQLSQHRMERANQHASAQRRDRALQRHQYNRHRQLCHQRLRERMQREEEAMRTVRQNYITMKEWKRERLRRQREQIQEEAYRLARASFHMRERVRQQTKSRTFDQMALEAQLIASISRMKL; this is encoded by the coding sequence ATGGGGGACTTGAAATCCACCTCACCTTCGGTTCGTTTGGACTTGAACAACTTTGACTCGGCCCAGGCGGAGATGAGTCGTTATGTTTTGACCAGCCCCCGCTCGTTGGAGTCCTGCGCACGGCTCGGCATCAAACCTGTTGAACTTCTGATCAAATCTTTAAATGAGCTGATTACTGAGCAGCGTGATGTCCCCTTCGAGGCGGTAAGAGTTATGCATGAATCTTacgaaaaggagagaaagaaggttTTACAAATGTGCCGagatgagagggagaggatTATCCAGGAGGCAGGGAACAGGTGGCCAGCCAATAAGAGAGGCCTGGAGAGGGTGCCTGACAAGAAACTGAAGGATGACCCTGCTGTTCATGAGTCTGTTCCATATGCAGATCTGTGTTTGGAAGGCAAATCTGTGAGCAGGTCCTCCTGGTCTGCTGTTGGTCACAAAGACCAGGACAGGAGCACGCTCTGCAGCTTCCAGCATGGGGACCTCAGACGCTCCCCAGCTACTGATATTAAACTGGAGAAGCTCACCAAGGACATCACAAAGAAGATGTGTGTAACAATACCAGAGAGAGACCGCAAGATCGCAGCTCTCATGCTAGTGAAGCACCAGGAGGAGCAGGACCGTCTGAAGCTCTGTCAGCAGGAGGAACAGGAACGTCAGGAGGCCCGCAGGCAGGAGGAGGCTCAGAGGGCTCaggcagagaaaaagaggaggaagaagcttAAGCAGAATATGCGGCGCTGGCAGAAGGAGCTGGAGGCCCGCAGGAGGCTGAGAGAGCGACTGGAAAATGAAAAGGTAGGGAGACTTGAGCAGGAGGTGATGCTCCAGGAGGACCGCTGGAGGAGGCTGAAAGAGGAGGCGGAGGCACAGCGCAGAGAAAAAATTGAGGCCTCACAGAAAGACGCAGAGGTGCGAAAATGCTACCAGGAGAAGCTGCTGAGGGGCAAAGAGGAGTTGGacgaaagggagagagagatggagagacaggtAGCGGTGGAGAAGGAGCAGAAGGCCAGGAGGAGCAGAGTGCTGCAGGAGAataaggagaggaagaggctaCAGGAAGAGAACCATAAGCAGCTGCTCCGACACATCCTCCTGAAACGGCAAGTAGAGCAACAGGTGCAGGAGGAGATGGCGCAGAAAAGGGCAATACTCGAGAGAAAGCTGCAGCAATCCAGCGAGAAACACGCCCAGGTTGTAGAGGCTCGGGCGAGGGAGCTGCAGGAGCGGGCGGcacaggaagaggagcagatTCAGAGGGCTCAGCTGAGGGCCGAGCTTCAGAGCATCCAGCAGCTCACTCACAAACAGCTCCTGGTCCAACTGAGCCAACATCGAATGGAGAGAGCCAACCAACATGCCTCGGCCCAGCGCAGGGACAGAGCTCTGCAAAGACACCAGTACAACAGACACAGGCAGCTCTGCCACCAGAGGCTCagagagaggatgcagagagaggaggaggcgaTGAGAACGGTCAGACAGAACTACATCACCATGAAGGAGTGGAAGAGGGAAAGGCTCCGGAGACAACGAGAACAGATCCAGGAGGAGGCGTACAGGCTGGCTCGGGCCTCTTTTCACatgagggagagagtgaggcagCAGACAAAGAGTCGCACCTTTGATCAGATGGCTTTGGAAGCTCAGCTGATTGCCTCCATTAGCCGCATGAAACTGTGA
- the LOC128372478 gene encoding zinc transporter ZIP9, translating into MDGGLTITFISVAMFVGCFLLGFIPLLFRLSEKGLQFVSILGAGLLCGTALAIIIPEGVGLLEESYRASSSAEPSSLNDSEKNPTPTDGGPPPRFFIGVSLTFGFILMFVVDQIGKYCSMHGQMTHFPNNVGITATLGLVIHAAADGFALGAAVATGQVTVQVIVFFAVILHKAPAAFGLVTFLMLSGLEKKFIQGHLLTFSAAAPIVAIITYFILHASGSSSQSQLSATGVGMLFSAGTFLYVATVHVLPEISSSRTGPRLSDCQQHTEAEDHPSDLHQHSGVEHHQQQYLGLLESITLVLGIGLPVVLALGLTDD; encoded by the exons ATGGACGGAGGGTTGACGATCACTTTCATATCGGTGGCGATGTTTGTAGGCTGCTTTCTTCTTGGATTCATCCCACTGTTGTTCAGACTCTCTGAG AAAGGCCTGCAGTTTGTTTCCATCCTGGGTGCAGGGCTGCTGTGTGGGACAGCACTGGCTATCATAATCCCTGAGGGAGTGGGTTTACTGGAGGAGTCATATCGAG CATCCTCCTCTGCTGAGCCCTCCAGCCTGAATGACAGTGAGAAGAATCCAACCCCCACAGATGGGGGTCCTCCGCCTCGGTTTTTCATTGGGGTGTCTTTAACTTTCGGCTTCATCTTAATGTTTGTAGTGGATCAGATAGGAAAGTACTGTTCCATGCACG GCCAAATGACTCATTTTCCAAACAATGTTGGCATCACAGCCACACTGGGGCTGGTTATTCATGCTGCAG CGGATGGATTTGCTCTGGGTGCAGCTGTGGCAACAGGCCAAGTTACAGTGCAAGTAATAGTATTTTTTGCTGTGATTCTACACAAG GCTCCTGCAGCTTTTGGTTTGGTCACCTTTCTGATGCTCTCAggcctggagaagaagttcatACAGGGACATTTGCTGACCTTTTCAGCTGCAGCACCTATAGTTGCCATCATCACTTACTTCATATTGCATGCG tCTGGCAGTTCATCCCAGAGCCAGCTCAGTGCAACAGGTGTGGGAATGCTCTTCTCTGCTGGGACTTTCCTCTATGTGGCCACAGTGCATGTTCTCCCTGAGattagcagcagcaggacaggCCCCCGCCTCTCTGACTGCCAGCAGCATACTGAAGCCGAGGACCACCCCTCTGACCTCCATCAGCACTCGGGAGTTgagcaccaccagcagcagtaTCTAGGGCTCCTGGAGAGCATCACTCTGGTCCTCGGGATCGGGCTACCAGTGGTGCTGGCTCTGgggctgactgatgactga